Proteins encoded within one genomic window of Strix uralensis isolate ZFMK-TIS-50842 chromosome 32, bStrUra1, whole genome shotgun sequence:
- the PIP5K1A gene encoding phosphatidylinositol 4-phosphate 5-kinase type-1 alpha isoform X1, with protein MASAGPESGGSSGSSGGLAGSSTFKKSLTPEMPGGSGQPGSQTIKKGHRGVDSTGETTYKKTTSSALKGAIQLGITHTVGSLSTKPERDVLMQDFYVVESIFFPSEGSNLTPAHHYNDFRFKTYAPVAFRYFRELFGIRPDDYLYSLCNEPLIELSNSGASGSLFYVSSDDEFIIKTVQHKEAEFLQKLLPGYYMNLNQNPRTLLPKFYGLYCVQAGGKNIRIVVMNNLLPRSVKMHLKYDLKGSTYKRRASQKEREKVFPTYKDLDFMQDIPDGLFLDSDMYNALCKTLQRDCLVLQSFKIMDYSLLVAIHNIDLAQREHAMADGTSQADTRRPAAQKALYSTAMESIQGEARRGGTIETDDQMGGIPARNAKGERLLLYIGIIDVLQSYRFVKKLEHSWKALVHDGDTVSVHRPSFYAERFQRFMCNTAFKKIPLKPSPSKKSRSGTAVPRRSCQGGVPSQSHTSCETKAQVTTEADVEQGSHLGRPDLLPRTLPVDEANSDSIATTLSTSSLGSGGLNSPANRSVGVQVHKADSSAKDLTRTAPGIFLSSGSPGPSIPERSAELREQLEDLQETEISF; from the exons GGCGTCGGCGGGGCCCGAGTCGgggggcagcagcggcagcagcggcggcctGGCGG GATCGTCTACATTCAAAAAATCACTCACCCCTGAG ATGCCGGGTGGTTCTGGGCAGCCAGGCTCACAGACGATAAAGAAAGGGCACAGAGGAGTGGACTCCACGGGCGAGACTACCTATAAAAAG ACGACATCATCTGCCTTGAAAGGTGCCATTCAGCTGGGCATTACACACACGGTCGGCAGCTTGAGCACCAAACCTGAAAGAGATGTTCTCATGCAAGATTTCTACGTAgtagaaagtattttcttcccAAG TGAAGGGAGTAACCTGACCCCAGCTCATCACTACAACGACTTTCGGTTCAAAACCTACGCCCCAGTGGCCTTTCGCTATTTCCGGGAGCTCTTTGGGATCCGACCAGACGACTATCTG taCTCGCTCTGCAACGAGCCACTCATTGAACTTTCAAACTCCGGGGCCAGCGGGTCCCTCTTCTACGTGTCCAGTGATGATGAGTTTATCATCAAAACGGTCCAGCACAAGGAGGCTGAGTTCttgcagaagctgctgcctgGCTACTACATG AATTTGAACCAGAACCCAAGGACGCTGCTGCCAAAGTTTTACGGCTTGTACTGTGTCCAGGCCGGAGGCAAAAACATTCGCATCGTCGTGATGAACAACCTGCTGCCGCGCTCTGTCAAAATGCACCTGAAATACGACCTGAAGGGCTCCACCTACAAGCGCCGAGCGTCCCAGAAGGAGCGAGAGAAGGTCTTCCCGACGTACAAGGACTTGGATTTCATGCAGGACATCCCAGATGGGCTCTTCTTGGACTCTGACATGTATAACGCGCTCTGCAAAACGTTACAGAGAGACTGTTTG GTCCTGCAGAGCTTTAAAATCATGGATTACAGTTTGCTTGTTGCAATCCACAACATCGATCTGGCCCAGCGAGAGCACGCGATGGCGGACGGGACGTCCCAGGCCGACACGCGGCGCCCCGCTGCCCAGAAGGCCCTTTACTCCACGGCCATGGAATCCATCCAGGGAGAGGCCCGGCGAGGTGGCACCATCGAAACAGATGACCA GATGGGAGGCATTCCAGCCCGCAACGCCAAGGGGGAGAGGCTGCTGCTCTACATCGGCATCATCGACGTCCTGCAGTCCTACAG ATTTGTCAAGAAGCTGGAGCACTCCTGGAAGGCCCTTGTACACGATGGG GACACCGTATCTGTGCACAGACCCAGCTTCTACGCCGAAAGGTTCCAGCGGTTCATGTGCAACACGGCGTTCAAGAAAATCCCCT TGAAGCCCTCCCCTTCTAAGAAGAGCCGCTCTGGCACGGCGGTTCCTCGGCGGAGCTGTCAGGGAGGAGTGCCTTCCCAGTCGCACACGTCGTGCGAGACAAAAGCACAAGTAACGACAGAGGCGGATGTGGAGCAAG GTTCCCACCTTGGTCGCCCAGATCTCCTGCCCAGGACCCTGCCCGTAGACGAAGCCAACAGCGATTCCATTGCCACAACCCTGTCCACGTCTTCCTTGGGCAGCGGAGGCCTCAACTCACCCGCAAACAG GTCAGTGGGCGTACAAGTGCACAAAGCTGACAGCTCAGCAAAGGATTTGACTAGAACAGCTCCCGGCATCTTCTTGTCTAG CGGCTCCCCGGGGCCTTCCATACCCGAGCGCTCCGCAGAGCTGAGAGAGCAGCTCGAAGACCTGCAAGAGACGGAGATAAGCTTT TGA
- the PIP5K1A gene encoding phosphatidylinositol 4-phosphate 5-kinase type-1 alpha isoform X2: MASAGPESGGSSGSSGGLAGSSTFKKSLTPEMPGGSGQPGSQTIKKGHRGVDSTGETTYKKTTSSALKGAIQLGITHTVGSLSTKPERDVLMQDFYVVESIFFPSEGSNLTPAHHYNDFRFKTYAPVAFRYFRELFGIRPDDYLYSLCNEPLIELSNSGASGSLFYVSSDDEFIIKTVQHKEAEFLQKLLPGYYMNLNQNPRTLLPKFYGLYCVQAGGKNIRIVVMNNLLPRSVKMHLKYDLKGSTYKRRASQKEREKVFPTYKDLDFMQDIPDGLFLDSDMYNALCKTLQRDCLVLQSFKIMDYSLLVAIHNIDLAQREHAMADGTSQADTRRPAAQKALYSTAMESIQGEARRGGTIETDDQMGGIPARNAKGERLLLYIGIIDVLQSYRFVKKLEHSWKALVHDGDTVSVHRPSFYAERFQRFMCNTAFKKIPLKPSPSKKSRSGTAVPRRSCQGGVPSQSHTSCETKAQVTTEADVEQGSHLGRPDLLPRTLPVDEANSDSIATTLSTSSLGSGGLNSPANSGSPGPSIPERSAELREQLEDLQETEISF, translated from the exons GGCGTCGGCGGGGCCCGAGTCGgggggcagcagcggcagcagcggcggcctGGCGG GATCGTCTACATTCAAAAAATCACTCACCCCTGAG ATGCCGGGTGGTTCTGGGCAGCCAGGCTCACAGACGATAAAGAAAGGGCACAGAGGAGTGGACTCCACGGGCGAGACTACCTATAAAAAG ACGACATCATCTGCCTTGAAAGGTGCCATTCAGCTGGGCATTACACACACGGTCGGCAGCTTGAGCACCAAACCTGAAAGAGATGTTCTCATGCAAGATTTCTACGTAgtagaaagtattttcttcccAAG TGAAGGGAGTAACCTGACCCCAGCTCATCACTACAACGACTTTCGGTTCAAAACCTACGCCCCAGTGGCCTTTCGCTATTTCCGGGAGCTCTTTGGGATCCGACCAGACGACTATCTG taCTCGCTCTGCAACGAGCCACTCATTGAACTTTCAAACTCCGGGGCCAGCGGGTCCCTCTTCTACGTGTCCAGTGATGATGAGTTTATCATCAAAACGGTCCAGCACAAGGAGGCTGAGTTCttgcagaagctgctgcctgGCTACTACATG AATTTGAACCAGAACCCAAGGACGCTGCTGCCAAAGTTTTACGGCTTGTACTGTGTCCAGGCCGGAGGCAAAAACATTCGCATCGTCGTGATGAACAACCTGCTGCCGCGCTCTGTCAAAATGCACCTGAAATACGACCTGAAGGGCTCCACCTACAAGCGCCGAGCGTCCCAGAAGGAGCGAGAGAAGGTCTTCCCGACGTACAAGGACTTGGATTTCATGCAGGACATCCCAGATGGGCTCTTCTTGGACTCTGACATGTATAACGCGCTCTGCAAAACGTTACAGAGAGACTGTTTG GTCCTGCAGAGCTTTAAAATCATGGATTACAGTTTGCTTGTTGCAATCCACAACATCGATCTGGCCCAGCGAGAGCACGCGATGGCGGACGGGACGTCCCAGGCCGACACGCGGCGCCCCGCTGCCCAGAAGGCCCTTTACTCCACGGCCATGGAATCCATCCAGGGAGAGGCCCGGCGAGGTGGCACCATCGAAACAGATGACCA GATGGGAGGCATTCCAGCCCGCAACGCCAAGGGGGAGAGGCTGCTGCTCTACATCGGCATCATCGACGTCCTGCAGTCCTACAG ATTTGTCAAGAAGCTGGAGCACTCCTGGAAGGCCCTTGTACACGATGGG GACACCGTATCTGTGCACAGACCCAGCTTCTACGCCGAAAGGTTCCAGCGGTTCATGTGCAACACGGCGTTCAAGAAAATCCCCT TGAAGCCCTCCCCTTCTAAGAAGAGCCGCTCTGGCACGGCGGTTCCTCGGCGGAGCTGTCAGGGAGGAGTGCCTTCCCAGTCGCACACGTCGTGCGAGACAAAAGCACAAGTAACGACAGAGGCGGATGTGGAGCAAG GTTCCCACCTTGGTCGCCCAGATCTCCTGCCCAGGACCCTGCCCGTAGACGAAGCCAACAGCGATTCCATTGCCACAACCCTGTCCACGTCTTCCTTGGGCAGCGGAGGCCTCAACTCACCCGCAAACAG CGGCTCCCCGGGGCCTTCCATACCCGAGCGCTCCGCAGAGCTGAGAGAGCAGCTCGAAGACCTGCAAGAGACGGAGATAAGCTTT TGA
- the PIP5K1A gene encoding phosphatidylinositol 4-phosphate 5-kinase type-1 alpha isoform X4 → MASAGPESGGSSGSSGGLAGSSTFKKSLTPEMPGGSGQPGSQTIKKGHRGVDSTGETTYKKTTSSALKGAIQLGITHTVGSLSTKPERDVLMQDFYVVESIFFPSEGSNLTPAHHYNDFRFKTYAPVAFRYFRELFGIRPDDYLYSLCNEPLIELSNSGASGSLFYVSSDDEFIIKTVQHKEAEFLQKLLPGYYMNLNQNPRTLLPKFYGLYCVQAGGKNIRIVVMNNLLPRSVKMHLKYDLKGSTYKRRASQKEREKVFPTYKDLDFMQDIPDGLFLDSDMYNALCKTLQRDCLVLQSFKIMDYSLLVAIHNIDLAQREHAMADGTSQADTRRPAAQKALYSTAMESIQGEARRGGTIETDDQMGGIPARNAKGERLLLYIGIIDVLQSYRFVKKLEHSWKALVHDGDTVSVHRPSFYAERFQRFMCNTAFKKIPLKPSPSKKSRSGTAVPRRSCQGGVPSQSHTSCETKAQVTTEADVEQGSHLGRPDLLPRTLPVDEANSDSIATTLSTSSLGSGGLNSPANRSPPSVSPAAPRGLPYPSAPQS, encoded by the exons GGCGTCGGCGGGGCCCGAGTCGgggggcagcagcggcagcagcggcggcctGGCGG GATCGTCTACATTCAAAAAATCACTCACCCCTGAG ATGCCGGGTGGTTCTGGGCAGCCAGGCTCACAGACGATAAAGAAAGGGCACAGAGGAGTGGACTCCACGGGCGAGACTACCTATAAAAAG ACGACATCATCTGCCTTGAAAGGTGCCATTCAGCTGGGCATTACACACACGGTCGGCAGCTTGAGCACCAAACCTGAAAGAGATGTTCTCATGCAAGATTTCTACGTAgtagaaagtattttcttcccAAG TGAAGGGAGTAACCTGACCCCAGCTCATCACTACAACGACTTTCGGTTCAAAACCTACGCCCCAGTGGCCTTTCGCTATTTCCGGGAGCTCTTTGGGATCCGACCAGACGACTATCTG taCTCGCTCTGCAACGAGCCACTCATTGAACTTTCAAACTCCGGGGCCAGCGGGTCCCTCTTCTACGTGTCCAGTGATGATGAGTTTATCATCAAAACGGTCCAGCACAAGGAGGCTGAGTTCttgcagaagctgctgcctgGCTACTACATG AATTTGAACCAGAACCCAAGGACGCTGCTGCCAAAGTTTTACGGCTTGTACTGTGTCCAGGCCGGAGGCAAAAACATTCGCATCGTCGTGATGAACAACCTGCTGCCGCGCTCTGTCAAAATGCACCTGAAATACGACCTGAAGGGCTCCACCTACAAGCGCCGAGCGTCCCAGAAGGAGCGAGAGAAGGTCTTCCCGACGTACAAGGACTTGGATTTCATGCAGGACATCCCAGATGGGCTCTTCTTGGACTCTGACATGTATAACGCGCTCTGCAAAACGTTACAGAGAGACTGTTTG GTCCTGCAGAGCTTTAAAATCATGGATTACAGTTTGCTTGTTGCAATCCACAACATCGATCTGGCCCAGCGAGAGCACGCGATGGCGGACGGGACGTCCCAGGCCGACACGCGGCGCCCCGCTGCCCAGAAGGCCCTTTACTCCACGGCCATGGAATCCATCCAGGGAGAGGCCCGGCGAGGTGGCACCATCGAAACAGATGACCA GATGGGAGGCATTCCAGCCCGCAACGCCAAGGGGGAGAGGCTGCTGCTCTACATCGGCATCATCGACGTCCTGCAGTCCTACAG ATTTGTCAAGAAGCTGGAGCACTCCTGGAAGGCCCTTGTACACGATGGG GACACCGTATCTGTGCACAGACCCAGCTTCTACGCCGAAAGGTTCCAGCGGTTCATGTGCAACACGGCGTTCAAGAAAATCCCCT TGAAGCCCTCCCCTTCTAAGAAGAGCCGCTCTGGCACGGCGGTTCCTCGGCGGAGCTGTCAGGGAGGAGTGCCTTCCCAGTCGCACACGTCGTGCGAGACAAAAGCACAAGTAACGACAGAGGCGGATGTGGAGCAAG GTTCCCACCTTGGTCGCCCAGATCTCCTGCCCAGGACCCTGCCCGTAGACGAAGCCAACAGCGATTCCATTGCCACAACCCTGTCCACGTCTTCCTTGGGCAGCGGAGGCCTCAACTCACCCGCAAACAG GTCTCCCCCTTCTGTTTCCCCAGCGGCTCCCCGGGGCCTTCCATACCCGAGCGCTCCGCAGAGCTGA
- the PIP5K1A gene encoding phosphatidylinositol 4-phosphate 5-kinase type-1 alpha isoform X3: protein MPGGSGQPGSQTIKKGHRGVDSTGETTYKKTTSSALKGAIQLGITHTVGSLSTKPERDVLMQDFYVVESIFFPSEGSNLTPAHHYNDFRFKTYAPVAFRYFRELFGIRPDDYLYSLCNEPLIELSNSGASGSLFYVSSDDEFIIKTVQHKEAEFLQKLLPGYYMNLNQNPRTLLPKFYGLYCVQAGGKNIRIVVMNNLLPRSVKMHLKYDLKGSTYKRRASQKEREKVFPTYKDLDFMQDIPDGLFLDSDMYNALCKTLQRDCLVLQSFKIMDYSLLVAIHNIDLAQREHAMADGTSQADTRRPAAQKALYSTAMESIQGEARRGGTIETDDQMGGIPARNAKGERLLLYIGIIDVLQSYRFVKKLEHSWKALVHDGDTVSVHRPSFYAERFQRFMCNTAFKKIPLKPSPSKKSRSGTAVPRRSCQGGVPSQSHTSCETKAQVTTEADVEQGSHLGRPDLLPRTLPVDEANSDSIATTLSTSSLGSGGLNSPANRSVGVQVHKADSSAKDLTRTAPGIFLSSGSPGPSIPERSAELREQLEDLQETEISF, encoded by the exons ATGCCGGGTGGTTCTGGGCAGCCAGGCTCACAGACGATAAAGAAAGGGCACAGAGGAGTGGACTCCACGGGCGAGACTACCTATAAAAAG ACGACATCATCTGCCTTGAAAGGTGCCATTCAGCTGGGCATTACACACACGGTCGGCAGCTTGAGCACCAAACCTGAAAGAGATGTTCTCATGCAAGATTTCTACGTAgtagaaagtattttcttcccAAG TGAAGGGAGTAACCTGACCCCAGCTCATCACTACAACGACTTTCGGTTCAAAACCTACGCCCCAGTGGCCTTTCGCTATTTCCGGGAGCTCTTTGGGATCCGACCAGACGACTATCTG taCTCGCTCTGCAACGAGCCACTCATTGAACTTTCAAACTCCGGGGCCAGCGGGTCCCTCTTCTACGTGTCCAGTGATGATGAGTTTATCATCAAAACGGTCCAGCACAAGGAGGCTGAGTTCttgcagaagctgctgcctgGCTACTACATG AATTTGAACCAGAACCCAAGGACGCTGCTGCCAAAGTTTTACGGCTTGTACTGTGTCCAGGCCGGAGGCAAAAACATTCGCATCGTCGTGATGAACAACCTGCTGCCGCGCTCTGTCAAAATGCACCTGAAATACGACCTGAAGGGCTCCACCTACAAGCGCCGAGCGTCCCAGAAGGAGCGAGAGAAGGTCTTCCCGACGTACAAGGACTTGGATTTCATGCAGGACATCCCAGATGGGCTCTTCTTGGACTCTGACATGTATAACGCGCTCTGCAAAACGTTACAGAGAGACTGTTTG GTCCTGCAGAGCTTTAAAATCATGGATTACAGTTTGCTTGTTGCAATCCACAACATCGATCTGGCCCAGCGAGAGCACGCGATGGCGGACGGGACGTCCCAGGCCGACACGCGGCGCCCCGCTGCCCAGAAGGCCCTTTACTCCACGGCCATGGAATCCATCCAGGGAGAGGCCCGGCGAGGTGGCACCATCGAAACAGATGACCA GATGGGAGGCATTCCAGCCCGCAACGCCAAGGGGGAGAGGCTGCTGCTCTACATCGGCATCATCGACGTCCTGCAGTCCTACAG ATTTGTCAAGAAGCTGGAGCACTCCTGGAAGGCCCTTGTACACGATGGG GACACCGTATCTGTGCACAGACCCAGCTTCTACGCCGAAAGGTTCCAGCGGTTCATGTGCAACACGGCGTTCAAGAAAATCCCCT TGAAGCCCTCCCCTTCTAAGAAGAGCCGCTCTGGCACGGCGGTTCCTCGGCGGAGCTGTCAGGGAGGAGTGCCTTCCCAGTCGCACACGTCGTGCGAGACAAAAGCACAAGTAACGACAGAGGCGGATGTGGAGCAAG GTTCCCACCTTGGTCGCCCAGATCTCCTGCCCAGGACCCTGCCCGTAGACGAAGCCAACAGCGATTCCATTGCCACAACCCTGTCCACGTCTTCCTTGGGCAGCGGAGGCCTCAACTCACCCGCAAACAG GTCAGTGGGCGTACAAGTGCACAAAGCTGACAGCTCAGCAAAGGATTTGACTAGAACAGCTCCCGGCATCTTCTTGTCTAG CGGCTCCCCGGGGCCTTCCATACCCGAGCGCTCCGCAGAGCTGAGAGAGCAGCTCGAAGACCTGCAAGAGACGGAGATAAGCTTT TGA
- the PSMD4 gene encoding 26S proteasome non-ATPase regulatory subunit 4 isoform X2 — translation MVLESTMVCVDNSEYMRNGDFLPTRLQAQQDAVNIVCHSKTRSNPENNVGLITLANNCEVLTTLTPDTGRILSKLHTVQPKGKITFCTGIRVAHLALKHRQGKNHKMRIIAFVGSPVEDNEKDLVKLAKRLKKEKVNVDVINFGEEEANTDKLTAFINTLNGKDGTGSHLVTVPPGPSLADALISSPILAGEGGAMLGLGASDFEFGVDPSTDPELALALRVSMEEQRQRQEEEARRAAAASAAEAGIATAGGDDSDDALLKMTITQQEFGRAGLPDLSSMTEEEQIAYAMQMSLQGAEFAQAEAAEVDSSTAMDTSEPAKEEDDYDVMQDPEFLQSVLENLPGVDPNNEAIRNAMGSLASQAAKESKDKKEDEKK, via the exons ATGGTTCTGGAGAGCACCATGGTGTG CGTTGACAACAGCGAGTACATGAGGAACGGAGACTTCTTACCCACTCGCCTGCAGGCCCAGCAAGATGCTGTCAACATCGTGTGCCACTCGAAAACCCGCAGTAACCCCGAGAACAACGTGGGGCTCATCACCTTAGCCAA TAACTGTGAAGTGTTGACCACGCTCACTCCAGACACGGGCCGGATCCTTTCAAAGCTACACACGGTGCAGCCCAAAGGGAAAATTACCTTTTGCACAGGGATCAGAGTTGCTCAT CTGGCTTTAAAACATCGCCAGGGCAAGAACCACAAGATGCGAATCATCGCCTTCGTTGGGAGCCCTGTAGAAGACAACGAGAAAGAC CTGGTGAAACTGGCAAAGCGcctgaagaaagagaaagtcaACGTTGATGTCATCAATTTTGGAGAAGAG GAAGCCAACACGGACAAGCTGACGGCCTTCATTAACACCTTGAACGGGAAGGACGGCACCGGCTCCCACCTGGTGACGGTGCCGCCGGGGCCGAGCCTGGCCGACGCCCTCATCAGCTCCCCGATCCTGGCCGGGGAGGGAGGGGCCATGTTGGGCCTCGGCGCCAGCGACTTCGAGTTCGGCGTGGACCCCAGCACGGACCCGGAGCTGGCTCTG GCCCTGCGGGTCTCCatggaggagcagaggcagcgGCAAGAGGAGGAGGCCAGGAGGGCTGCGGCCGCCTCCGCGGCTGAGGCCGGGATCGCCACCGCTGGCGGGGACG ATTCGGACGATGCTCTGCTGAAGATGACGATAACTCAGCAGGAGTtcggccgggccgggctgcccGACCTCAGCAGCATGACGGAGGAGGAGCAGATCGCTTACGCCATGCAGATGTCGCTGCAGGGAGCGG AGTTCGCGCAGGCGGAGGCCGCGGAGGTGGACAGCAGCACGGCCATGGACACCTCCGAACCCGCCAAG GAGGAAGACGACTACGACGTGATGCAGGACCCCGAGTTCCTGCAGAGCGTGCTGGAGAACCTGCCGGGCGTGGACCCCAACAACGAGGCCATCCGCAACGCCATGGGCTCGCTGGCCTCGCAGGCCGCCAAGGAGAGCAAGGACAAGAAGGAGGACGAGAAGAAATga
- the PSMD4 gene encoding 26S proteasome non-ATPase regulatory subunit 4 isoform X1: MRGRAPAGGVPAARGGASPGTAGAGGPARSSPRLPSCCSTSVLSVDNSEYMRNGDFLPTRLQAQQDAVNIVCHSKTRSNPENNVGLITLANNCEVLTTLTPDTGRILSKLHTVQPKGKITFCTGIRVAHLALKHRQGKNHKMRIIAFVGSPVEDNEKDLVKLAKRLKKEKVNVDVINFGEEEANTDKLTAFINTLNGKDGTGSHLVTVPPGPSLADALISSPILAGEGGAMLGLGASDFEFGVDPSTDPELALALRVSMEEQRQRQEEEARRAAAASAAEAGIATAGGDDSDDALLKMTITQQEFGRAGLPDLSSMTEEEQIAYAMQMSLQGAEFAQAEAAEVDSSTAMDTSEPAKEEDDYDVMQDPEFLQSVLENLPGVDPNNEAIRNAMGSLASQAAKESKDKKEDEKK; the protein is encoded by the exons ATGCGGGGCCGGGCCCCAGCCGGGGGGGTCCCTGCGGCCCGAGGAGGGGCCTCGCCCGGCACCGCTGGGGCGGGGGGTCCTGCGCGGAGCAGCCCCCGTCTCCCTTCTTGTTGCTCAACGTCGGTGTTGAG CGTTGACAACAGCGAGTACATGAGGAACGGAGACTTCTTACCCACTCGCCTGCAGGCCCAGCAAGATGCTGTCAACATCGTGTGCCACTCGAAAACCCGCAGTAACCCCGAGAACAACGTGGGGCTCATCACCTTAGCCAA TAACTGTGAAGTGTTGACCACGCTCACTCCAGACACGGGCCGGATCCTTTCAAAGCTACACACGGTGCAGCCCAAAGGGAAAATTACCTTTTGCACAGGGATCAGAGTTGCTCAT CTGGCTTTAAAACATCGCCAGGGCAAGAACCACAAGATGCGAATCATCGCCTTCGTTGGGAGCCCTGTAGAAGACAACGAGAAAGAC CTGGTGAAACTGGCAAAGCGcctgaagaaagagaaagtcaACGTTGATGTCATCAATTTTGGAGAAGAG GAAGCCAACACGGACAAGCTGACGGCCTTCATTAACACCTTGAACGGGAAGGACGGCACCGGCTCCCACCTGGTGACGGTGCCGCCGGGGCCGAGCCTGGCCGACGCCCTCATCAGCTCCCCGATCCTGGCCGGGGAGGGAGGGGCCATGTTGGGCCTCGGCGCCAGCGACTTCGAGTTCGGCGTGGACCCCAGCACGGACCCGGAGCTGGCTCTG GCCCTGCGGGTCTCCatggaggagcagaggcagcgGCAAGAGGAGGAGGCCAGGAGGGCTGCGGCCGCCTCCGCGGCTGAGGCCGGGATCGCCACCGCTGGCGGGGACG ATTCGGACGATGCTCTGCTGAAGATGACGATAACTCAGCAGGAGTtcggccgggccgggctgcccGACCTCAGCAGCATGACGGAGGAGGAGCAGATCGCTTACGCCATGCAGATGTCGCTGCAGGGAGCGG AGTTCGCGCAGGCGGAGGCCGCGGAGGTGGACAGCAGCACGGCCATGGACACCTCCGAACCCGCCAAG GAGGAAGACGACTACGACGTGATGCAGGACCCCGAGTTCCTGCAGAGCGTGCTGGAGAACCTGCCGGGCGTGGACCCCAACAACGAGGCCATCCGCAACGCCATGGGCTCGCTGGCCTCGCAGGCCGCCAAGGAGAGCAAGGACAAGAAGGAGGACGAGAAGAAATga